The proteins below come from a single Eptesicus fuscus isolate TK198812 chromosome 5, DD_ASM_mEF_20220401, whole genome shotgun sequence genomic window:
- the PLCB2 gene encoding LOW QUALITY PROTEIN: 1-phosphatidylinositol 4,5-bisphosphate phosphodiesterase beta-2 (The sequence of the model RefSeq protein was modified relative to this genomic sequence to represent the inferred CDS: deleted 1 base in 1 codon), with translation MSLLNPVLLPPQVKAYLSQGERFIKWDDETTFASPVILRVDPKGYYLYWTYQSKEMEFLDITSIRDTRFGKFAKIPKSQKLREVFNLDFPDNNFLLKTLTVVSGPDMVDLTFHNFVSYKENVGKDWAEDILALVKHPLTANAPRTTFLDKILVKLKMQLNPEGKIPVKNFFQMFPADRKRVEAALSACHLPKGKNDAINPEDFPQSVYKSFLMNLCPRPEIDEIFTSHHAKAKPYMTKDHLTKFINQKQRDPRLNTLLFPPARPDQVQGLIDKYEPSGINVQRGQLSPQGMVWFLCGPENSVLVQDKLLVHQDMTQPLNHYFINSSHNTYLTAGQFSGLSSAEMYRQVLLAGCRCVELDCWKGKLPDEEPIITHGFTMTTDIYFKEAIEAIAESAFKTSPYPVILSFENHVDSPRQQAKMAEYCRAMFGDMLLTEPLEKFPLKPGSPLPSPEDLRGKILIKNKKNQFSGPASPSGEAEGSCPPSAPVGGDAVLAGEEGAELEEEEVGDEEEEESGNLDEEEMKKMQSDEGTAGLEVTAYEEMSSLVNYIQPTKFLSFEFSAQKNRSYVISSFTELKAYDLLSKAAVQFVDYNKRQMSRIYPKGTRMDSSNYMPQMFWNAGCQMVALNFQTMDLPMQQNMALFEFNGQSGYLLKHEFMRRPDKQFNPFSVDGIDVVVATTLSIKVISGQFLSERSVRTYVEVELFGLPGDPKRRYRTKLSATANSINPIWNEEPFVFEKILMPELASLRVAVMEEGSKFLGHRIIPINALNSGYHHLCLRSESNMPLTMPALFVLLEMKDYVPDTWADLTVALANPIKFFSAHDKKSVKLKEAMGGLPEKSFFPGSPLASPVNGATPPTGNGSAEPRTASLEELRELKGLVKLQRRQEKELRELERRGARRWEEALQRGEAQLAELGPPGAGGGGGARRLGPGKGSRKKRTQPGEEPAGATPGEGPEGADARVRELRDRLEQELRQLREEQCECVLKRKEQHLAEQIAKMMELAREKQAAELKTLKETSESDTKEMKKKLEAKRLERIQAMMKVTADKMAQERLKKEINNSHIQEVVQVINQMTESLERQQEKLEEKQAACLEQIREMEKQLQQEVLAEYEARMKGLETEVKESLRTCLRTYFPSEAEDKPERSCEASRELCEQDSLTANADTQESCL, from the exons ATGTCTCTGCTCAACCCTGTCCTGCTGCCCCCCCAGGTGAAGGCCTATCTGAGCCAGGGGGAGCGCTTCATCAAATGGGACGAT GAAACAACATTCGCCTCCCCGGTTATCCTTCGCGTGGACCCCAAGGGCTATTACTTATACTGGACGTATCAGAGCAAG gagatGGAGTTTCTGGATATCACCAGCATCCGGGACACCCGCTTTGGGAAGTTTGCCAAGATTCCCAAG AGCCAGAAGCTCCGGGAGGTCTTCAACCTGGACTTCCCTGACAACAACTTCCTGCTGAAGACACTCACTGTGGTGTCTGGCCCGGACATGGTGGACCTCACCTTCCACAACTTCGTCTCCTACAAGGAGAATGTGGGCAAG GACTGGGCTGAGGACATACTGGCTCTGGTGAAGCACCCGCTGACAGCCAACGCCCCCCGCACCACCTTCCTGGACAAGAT CCTGGTGAAGCTCAAGATGCAGCTCAACCCTGAAGGGAAGATTCCTGTGAAGAA TTTTTTCCAGATGTTTCCTGCTGACCGAAAGCGGGTAGAAGCTGCCCTCAGTGCCTGCCACCTCCCCAAAGGCAAA AATGACGCCATCAATCCTGaggacttcccacaatctgtCTACAAGAGTTTCCTCATGAACCTCTGCCCTCGGCCGGAAATAGACGAGATCTTCACTTCCCA CCATGCCAAGGCCAAACCCTACATGACCAAGGACCACCTGACCAAATTCATCAACCAGAAGCAGAGGGACCCTCGCCTCAACACATTACTGTTCCCGCCAGCGCGGCCTGACCAGGTGCAGGGCCTCATCGACAAGTACGAGCCCAGTGGCATCAACGTGCAGCGGG gccaGCTGTCACCCCAGGGCATGGTGTGGTTTCTCTGTGGGCCGGAGAACAGCGTGCTGGTCCAGGACAAGCTGCTGGTTCACCAGGACATGACCCAGCCACTCAATCATTACTTCATCAACTCCTCGCACAACACCTACCTGACAG CTGGCCAGTTCTCAGGCCTCTCCTCTGCGGAGATGTACCGCCAGGTCCTGCTGGCTGGCTGCCGCTGTGTGGAGCTGGACTGCTGGAAGGGGAAGCTCCCCGACGAGGAGCCCATTATCACCCATGGCTTCACCATGACCACAGACATCTACTTCAAG GAAGCAATTGAAGCGATTGCAGAAAGCGCCTTTAAGACCTCCCCCTATCCTGTTATACTGTCATTTGAAAACCACGTGGACTC gccccgccAACAGGCCAAGATGGCTGAGTACTGCCGGGCGATGTTTGGTGACATGCTCCTCACCGAGCCCCTGGAAAAGTTTCCG cTGAAACCAggcagccccctgcccagccctgaggatCTCCGTGGCAAGATCCTCATTAAGAACAAGAAGAACCAGTTTTCAGGCCCAGCATCCCCCAGTGGGGAGGCTGAGGGCAGCTGCCCACCCAGTGCCCCTGTGGGTGGGGACGCAG TGTTGGCTGGCGAGGAAGGGgctgagctggaggaggaggaggtgggagacgaagaggaggaggagtCGGGAAATCTGGATGAAGAAGAGATGAAGAAGATGCAGTCGGATGAG ggCACCGCGGGCCTGGAGGTGACGGCGTACGAGGAGATGTCCAGCCTCGTCAACTACATCCAGCCCACCAAGTTCCTCTCCTTCGAGTTCTCTGCCC AGAAGAACCGGAGTTATGTCATCTCCTCCTTCACGGAGCTCAAGGCTTATGACTTGCTCTCCAAGGCCGCAGTGCAGTTTGTGGA CTACAACAAGCGCCAGATGAGCCGCATTTACCCCAAGGGCACCCGCATGGACTCCTCCAATTACATGCCCCAGATGTTCTGGAATGCTGGCTGCCAGatggttgccctcaacttccaGACAATGG ATCTGCCCATGCAGCAGAACATGGCGCTGTTTGAGTTCAATGGGCAGAGCGGCTACCTCCTCAAGCATGAGTTCATGCGGCGGCCAGACAAGCAGTTCAACCCATTCTCGGTGGACGGCATCGACGTGGTGGTAGCCACCACCCTTTCCATTAAG GTAATCTCGGGGCAGTTCCTGTCAGAACGCAGTGTGCGCACCTATGTGGAAGTGGAGCTGTTTGGCCTTCCTGGGGACCCCAAGAGGCGCTATCGCACCAAGCTGTCCGCCACTGCCAACTCCATCAATCCCATCTGGAATGAGGAGCCCTTTGTGTTTGAGAAG ATCTTGATGCCTGAGCTGGCCTCCCTCAGGGTGGCTGTGATGGAGGAAGGCAGCAAGTTTCTTGGACACCGCATCATCCCCATCAATGCCCTGAATTCTG GCTACCACCATCTGTGCCTGCGCAGTGAGAGCAACATGCCCCTCACCATGCCTGCGCTCTTCGTCCTCCTGGAGATGAAGGACTATGTACCTGACACCTGGGCAG ATCTCACTGTGGCCCTCGCCAATCCCATCAAGTTCTTCAGTGCCCACGACAAGAAGTCTGTGAAGCTCAAGGAAGCCATGGGAGGTCTGCCTGAG AAGTCCTTCTTTCCCGGGAGTCCACTTGCCAGCCCGGTGAACGGGGCAACTCCCCCCACCGGCAATGGGTCAGCAG AGCCGCGCACCGCCAGTCTGGAGGAGCTGCGGGAACTGAAGGGCCTCGTGAAGCTGCAGCGGCGGCAGGAGAAGGAGCTGCGGGAGCTGGAGCGGCGCGGCGCGCGGCGCTGGGAGGAGGCGCTGCAGCGCGGCGAGGCGCAGCTGGCCGAGCTGGGGCCGCCCGGCgcg gggggcggcggcggggcccgcAGGCTGGGCCCGGGCAAGGGCTCCCGCAAGAAAAG GACCCAGCCCGGGGAGGAGCCGGCCGGGGCCACGCCGGGCGAGGGCCCCGAGGGCGCGGACGCGCGCGTGCGGGAGCTGAGGGACCGGCTGGAGCAGGAGCTGCGGCAGCTGCGGGAGGAGCAGTGCGAGTGCGTCCTGAAGCGCAAGGAGCAGCACTTGGCCGAG CAAATCGCCAAGATGATGGAGCTGGCCAGAGAGAAACAGGCCGCAGAGCTGAAGACCCTCAAGGAGACCTCAGAGAG TGACACCAAAGAGATGAAGAAGAAGCTGGAGGCCAAGAGGCTGGAGCGGATCCAGGCCATGATGAAGGTCACCGCTGACAAGATGGCCCAGGAGAG GTTGAAGAAAGAGATTAATAACTCCCACATCCAGGAGGTGGTACAGGTCATCAACCAG ATGACAGAGAGCCTGGAGAGGCAGCAGGAGAAGCTGGAGGAGAAGCAGGCGGCCTGCCTGGAGCAGATCCGGGAGATGGAGAAGCAG TTGCAGCAGGAGGTGCTGGCAGAGTACGAGGCCAGGATGAAGGGCCTGGAGACTGAGGTGAAGGAGTCGCTGAGGACCTGCCTCAGGACCTACTTCCCCTCTGAGGCTGAGGACAAGCCTGAGAGGTCCTGTGAGGCATCCCGGGAGCTGTGTGAACAGGACTCACTTACCGCCAACGCAGACACCCAGGAGAGCTGCCTCTGA
- the ANKRD63 gene encoding ankyrin repeat domain-containing protein 63 has product MLKPKDLCPRAGTRTFLEAMQAGKVHLARFVLDALDRSIIDCRAEQGRTPLMVAVGLPDPALRSRFVRLLLEQGAAVNLRDERGRTALSLACERGHLDAVQLLVQFSGDPEAADSAGNSPVMWAAACGHGAVLEFLVRSFRRLGLRLDRTNRAGLTALQLAAARGHGTCVQALTGPWGRAAAAAAARGSNSDSPPARPAPAPSPERRRPSPRRLPRPLLARFARAAGGHGHGGEAGSGGKSSGRHRAQGSERPELGRSMSLALGAVTEEEAARLRAGALMARPHSPQSSGTGRWRSHEVLEGAPPPTLAQAPMGLSPHPEGGPGSGRLGLRRRSTAPDIPSLVGEARGPESGPESEANAVPHSTPGQAGAEEAVVVHDQR; this is encoded by the coding sequence ATGCTCAAGCCCAAGGACCTGTGCCCCCGAGCGGGGACGCGCACCTTCCTGGAGGCCATGCAGGCGGGCAAAGTGCACCTGGCCCGCTTCGTGCTGGATGCGCTGGACCGAAGCATCATCGATTGCCGCGCGGAACAGGGCCGCACGCCGCTCATGGTGGCCGTGGGGTTGCCGGACCCCGCGCTGCGCTCGCGCTTCGTGCGACTCCTGCTGGAGCAGGGTGCGGCCGTGAACCTGCGGGACGAGCGCGGCCGCACGGCGCTCAGCCTGGCGTGCGAGCGTGGCCACCTGGACGCCGTGCAGCTGCTGGTGCAGTTCAGCGGCGACCCCGAGGCGGCCGACTCGGCGGGCAACAGCCCCGTGATGTGGGCGGCGGCCTGCGGCCACGGGGCGGTGCTCGAGTTCCTAGTGCGCTCTTTCCGCCGCCTCGGCCTGCGCCTCGACCGCACCAACCGTGCGGGCCTTACGGCGCTGCAGCTGGCCGCCGCCCGCGGCCACGGAACCTGCGTGCAGGCCCTCACCGGTCCCTggggccgcgccgccgccgccgccgcggctcGGGGCTCCAACTCCGACAGCCCCCCTGCTCGCCCGGCTCCCGCGCCAAGCCCGGAGCGACGACGACCGAGCCCCCGCCGCCTACCGCGGCCTCTCTTGGCGCGCTTTGCGCGAGCGGCCGGCGGCCATGGTCACGGCGGCGAGGCTGGCTCTGGGGGCAAGAGCTCGGGCCGGCACCGGGCGCAGGGGAGCGAGCGGCCCGAGCTGGGCCGGAGCATGAGTCTGGCTCTGGGAGCTGTGACCGAGGAGGAGGCAGCTCGCCTGCGGGCGGGAGCCCTGATGGCCCGACCACACTCTCCCCAGTCTTCGGGGACCGGGCGGTGGCGTTCGCATGAGGTGCTGGAGGGAGCGCCGCCTCCGACCTTGGCGCAAGCTCCCATGGGCCTTAGTCCCCACCCCGAGGGCGGCCCCGGCTCCGGCCGCTTGGGTTTGCGCCGACGCTCCACGGCTCCCGACATCCCCAGCCTGGTCGGGGAGGCACGGGGGCCCGAGAGCGGCCCGGAGTCAGAGGCCAATGCTGTGCCGCACTCGACGCCTGGGCAGGCAGGCGCGGAGGAGGCCGTGGTGGTGCATGATCAGCGGTAA
- the PAK6 gene encoding serine/threonine-protein kinase PAK 6 has translation MFRKKKKKRPEISAPQNFQHRVHTSFDPKEGKFVGLPPQWQNILDTLRRPKPVVDPSRITRVQLQPMKTVVRGSSVPTDGYISGLLNDIQKLSVISSNTLRGHSPTNRRRAQSLGLLGEEHWAADPDMYLQSPQSERTDLYLSCNGGAPAGRRQGPWPEPQSPRVPPNGLATKARSLGPAEFQGATQRCLQLGACLQSTPPGTSPPAATGRRGAKAVRHGSEEARPQSCLVGSAAGRPGGEGSPSPKTQESSLKHRLFRSMFLSTPATAPPSGSQPGPAPQSKPNPSFRPPQKDSPASLVAKAQSLPSGQPLGTFSPLTTSDTSSPQKSLRTAPAAGPPPGRSSPAGSPRTRHAQISTSNLYLPQDPAAAQGAPAGEDTGVVTHEQFKAALRMVVDQGDPRLLLDSYAKIGEGSTGIVCLAREKHSGRQVAVKMMDLRKQQRRELLFNEVVIMRDYQHLNVVEMYKSYLVGEELWVLMEFLQGGALTDIISQVRLNEEQIATVCEAVLQALAYLHAQGVIHRDIKSDSILLTLDGRVKLSDFGFCAQISKDVPKRKSLVGTPYWMAPEVISRSLYATEVDIWSLGIMVIEMVDGEPPYFSDSPVQAMKRLRDSAPPKLKNSHKVSPVLRDFLERMLVRDPQERATAQELLDHPFLLQTGLPECLVPLIQLYRKPTSTC, from the exons ATGTTccgcaagaagaagaagaaacgcCCCGAGATCTCAGCCCCACAGAACTTCCAGCACCGCGTCCACACCTCCTTCGACCCCAAAGAAGGCAAGTTTGTGGGCCTCCCCCCGCAATGGCAGAACATCCTGGACACTCTCCGGCGCCCCAAGCCCGTGGTGGACCCTTCGCGCATTACGCGGGTGCAGCTGCAGCCCATGAAG ACTGTGGTGCGGGGCAGCTCTGTGCCCACGGACGGCTACATCTCGGGGCTGCTCAACGACATCCAGAAGCTGTCGGTCATCAGCTCCAACACCCTTCGCGGACACAGCCCCACCAACCGGCGGCGGGCACAgtcgctggggctgctgggggaggagCACTGGGCTGCCGACCCGGACATGTACCTGCAGAGCCCCCAGTCTGAGCGCACTGACCTCTACCTCAGCTGCAACGGGGGTGCCCCGGCAGGCCGCCGGCAGGGGCCGTGGCCGGAACCACAGAGCCCACGGGTCCCGCCCAATGGGCTGGCCACCAAGGCACGGTCCCTGGGCCCCGCCGAGTTCCAGGGTGCCACGCAGCGCTGCCTGCAGCTGGGCGCCTGCCTGCAGAGCACCCCGCCCGGCACTTCACCCCCTGCAGCCACGGGAAGGCGTGGGGCCAAAGCTGTGAGGCATGGCTCTGAGGAGGCCCGGCCACAGTCCTGCCTGGTGGGCTCGGCCGCGGGCAggccgggcggggagggcagccccagccccaagacTCAGGAGAGCAGCCTGAAGCACCGGCTGTTCCGGAGCATGTTCCTGTCAACTCCCGCCACCGCCCCGCCGAGCGgcagccagccaggccctgcaccaCAGAGCAAG CCCAACCCCTCATTCCGGCCACCACAGAAAGACTCGCCCGCAAGCCTGGTGGCCAAGGCCCAGTCCTTGCCCTCAGGCCAGCCCCTGGGGACCTTCAGCCCTCTGACCACCTCAGACACCAGCAGCCCCCAGAAGTCCCTCCGCACAGCCCCGGCCGCCGGCCCTCCTCCAGGCCGGTCTTCCCCTGCTGGTTCTCCCCGCACCCGGCACGCCCAGATCAGCACCAGCAACCTGTACCTGCCCCAGGACCCCGCAGCAGCCCAGGGTGCCCCGGCCGGCGAGGACACGGGCGTCGTGACACACGAGCAGTTCAAGGCTGCACTCAGGATGGTGGTGGACCAGGGTGACCCCCGGCTGCTGCTGGACAGCTACGCGAAGATTGGCGAGGGCTCCACCGGCATTGTCTGCCTGGCCCGGGAGAAGCACTCGGGCCGCCAGGTGGCCGTCAAGATGATGGACCTCAGGAAGCAGCAGCGCAGGGAGCTGCTCTTTAACGAG gtggtgaTCATGCGGGACTACCAGCACCTCAACGTGGTGGAGATGTACAAGAGCTACCTGGTGGGCGAGGAGCTGTGGGTGCTCATGGAGTTCCTGCAGGGCGGGGCCCTCACGGACATCATCTCCCAAGTCAG GCTGAACGAGGAGCAGATCGCCACTGTGTGCGAGGCCGTGCTGCAGGCCCTGGCGTACCTGCACGCCCAGGGCGTCATTCACCGGGACATCAAGAGTGACTCCATCCTGCTGACCCTCGATGGCAGG GTGAAACTGTCAGACTTCGGATTCTGTGCTCAGATCAGCAAAGACGTCCCTAAGAGGAAGTCCCTGGTGGGCACTCCCTACTGGATGGCTCCGGAAGTGATCTCCAGGTCTCTGTATGCCACCGAG GTGGATATCTGGTCTCTGGGCATCATGGTGATTGAGATGGTGGACGGGGAGCCACCCTACTTCAGCGACTCCCCCGTGCAAGCTATGAAGAGGCTCCGGGACagcgccccacccaagctgaagAATTCTCACAAG GTTTCCCCAGTGCTGCGAGACTTCCTGGAACGGATGCTGGTACGGGACCCCCAGGAGagagccacagcccaggagcTCCTGGACCATCCCTTCCTGCTGCAGACTGGGCTCCCCGAGTGCCTGGTACCCCTGATCCAGCTCTACCGCAAGCCGACCTCCACCTGCTGA